One part of the Desulfatiglans sp. genome encodes these proteins:
- a CDS encoding antitoxin — MNTKLTLRMDESTVQKAKLEAKLRGKSVSQMISDFIESIDSKKPCIKKLPPVTSKLAGILKGKDVSEDDYKAHLMEKYL, encoded by the coding sequence ATGAATACAAAGCTTACATTAAGAATGGATGAAAGTACCGTTCAGAAGGCCAAATTGGAGGCAAAACTAAGGGGCAAATCTGTCTCACAAATGATTTCTGATTTTATCGAATCCATTGATTCAAAAAAACCATGTATTAAGAAACTGCCCCCTGTTACCTCAAAGCTGGCTGGTATTTTAAAGGGGAAAGATGTATCAGAAGATGACTATAAAGCCCATCTCATGGAGAAGTATCTTTGA
- a CDS encoding PIN domain-containing protein: MKALIDTNIILDVLLERKSFFKPAVEIFCLAEDSKIEAFICATTVTTIDYLLTKSLPVKKARMALSHIISLFEIAPVNKAVIERALNSRVTDFEDAVLEESGKIAGVDCIITRNVKDFKYASIKVFEPIEFLAIF, from the coding sequence TTGAAGGCTCTTATTGATACCAATATAATCCTGGATGTGCTGCTTGAACGTAAATCTTTTTTTAAACCTGCTGTTGAAATATTCTGCCTTGCTGAAGATTCTAAAATAGAGGCTTTTATCTGCGCTACAACAGTTACAACCATCGATTATCTCTTAACAAAATCTCTTCCGGTTAAAAAGGCCAGAATGGCTTTAAGTCACATTATAAGCCTGTTTGAAATAGCTCCTGTCAATAAAGCTGTAATTGAACGGGCGCTTAATAGCAGGGTTACTGATTTTGAAGATGCTGTGCTGGAAGAGTCAGGCAAAATAGCGGGCGTGGATTGTATTATAACAAGAAATGTAAAAGACTTTAAATATGCATCAATCAAGGTTTTTGAACCTATTGAATTTTTAGCTATATTTTAA